From Spartinivicinus ruber, the proteins below share one genomic window:
- a CDS encoding F0F1 ATP synthase subunit delta, producing the protein MELTTLARPYAKAAFEYALAHKALAKWSEMLAIASAVSQAGKVQQVLGSPGLTTTQQANAFVEVCDKELDEQGANFIRALASNKRLTLLPLIAELFELLKAEQEKSIDVTITSAMELTGGQQEKLAKALSKRLGRDVNVVNEVDESLIGGLVIKAGDLVIDGSLRAKLHRLADAMKS; encoded by the coding sequence ATGGAACTGACCACCTTAGCCCGGCCTTATGCTAAAGCTGCGTTTGAATATGCACTTGCGCATAAAGCATTAGCCAAATGGTCAGAAATGTTGGCTATAGCATCCGCTGTATCACAAGCTGGAAAAGTCCAGCAAGTGCTTGGCTCTCCTGGGTTGACCACAACCCAGCAAGCCAATGCATTTGTTGAAGTCTGTGATAAAGAGCTGGATGAACAAGGCGCAAATTTCATTCGTGCTTTAGCTTCGAATAAACGTTTAACTTTGCTGCCACTCATTGCAGAACTTTTTGAGCTATTAAAAGCAGAGCAAGAAAAGTCTATTGACGTCACCATTACTTCAGCGATGGAGTTAACTGGTGGTCAGCAAGAGAAATTGGCAAAAGCACTCAGCAAGCGTTTAGGTCGCGATGTAAATGTCGTGAACGAAGTTGATGAAAGTTTAATCGGTGGCTTGGTCATCAAGGCAGGTGATCTGGTTATTGATGGCTCATTACGCGCCAAACTTCATCGATTGGCCGACGCGATGAAATCCTGA
- the atpB gene encoding F0F1 ATP synthase subunit A → MASENQTATEYIQHHLQNLTFGRLPEGYERYDGTVLTDSTWTLAHGAAEAKAMGFWAFHLDTLGWAVALGCLFLFLFRRAAKKATSGVPGALQNFVELMVDFVDTSVKDTFHGRNPLIAPLALTIFVWVFLMNLMDLVPVDWIPLLASAIGIEYMKVVPTTDPNATIAMALGVFFLIIYYSIKVKGVGGFVGELTLQPFGKWMIPFNLLLEGVGLIAKPISLALRLFGNLYAGELIFILIALIPVWWAQWFLSVPWAIFHILVITLQAFIFMMLTIVYLSMAHEDH, encoded by the coding sequence ATGGCGAGTGAAAATCAAACAGCAACTGAATATATCCAGCATCACCTGCAAAACCTCACCTTTGGTAGGTTACCAGAAGGCTATGAGCGTTATGACGGCACTGTGCTGACAGACTCAACTTGGACACTTGCCCATGGTGCTGCTGAAGCAAAAGCCATGGGTTTTTGGGCCTTTCACCTAGATACACTAGGCTGGGCTGTTGCATTAGGTTGTTTATTCTTATTCCTATTCCGTAGGGCAGCTAAAAAAGCCACTAGTGGTGTACCAGGTGCTTTGCAAAACTTTGTTGAATTAATGGTCGACTTTGTTGACACCAGCGTTAAAGATACATTCCATGGCCGCAACCCATTAATTGCACCATTAGCTCTCACTATTTTCGTTTGGGTGTTTTTAATGAACTTAATGGACCTAGTGCCCGTTGACTGGATTCCATTACTTGCAAGCGCTATTGGTATTGAATACATGAAGGTAGTACCCACTACCGATCCAAACGCCACCATTGCGATGGCTCTAGGCGTATTCTTCCTGATTATTTACTACAGCATCAAGGTTAAGGGGGTTGGCGGATTTGTTGGTGAGCTTACCCTTCAGCCATTCGGCAAGTGGATGATTCCATTCAACTTGCTGTTAGAAGGAGTTGGTTTAATCGCAAAACCAATATCACTGGCACTACGTCTATTCGGTAACCTTTACGCTGGTGAGCTGATCTTTATCTTGATCGCCCTTATTCCTGTTTGGTGGGCGCAGTGGTTCTTGTCCGTTCCATGGGCAATCTTCCATATCTTAGTAATTACGCTACAGGCTTTCATCTTCATGATGTTAACCATCGTATACCTAAGCATGGCCCACGAAGATCACTAA
- the atpA gene encoding F0F1 ATP synthase subunit alpha, whose product MQQLNPSEISDIIKQRIEKLDVSSDARNEGTIVSVSDGIVRIHGLADVMYGEMIEFPGSVFGMALNLERDSVGAVVLGDYQDLAEGQTAKCTGRILEVPVGKQLLGRVVDALGNPIDGKGPLDTDLTSPVEKVAPGVISRQSVDQPVQTGLKAIDSMVPIGRGQRELIIGDRQIGKSAVAIDTIINQKGTGIKCIYVAIGQKQSSIANVVRKLEEHGAMEHTIIVAAGAADPAAMQFLAPFSGCSMGEYFRDNGEDALIVYDDLTKQAWAYRQISLLLRRPPGREAYPGDVFYLHSRLLERAARVNAEYVEKFTDGKVKGKTGSLTALPIIETQAGDVSAFVPTNVISITDGQIFLETSLFNSGIRPAINAGLSVSRVGGAAQTKVIKKLGGGIRLALAQYRELAAFSQFASDLDEATRKQLEHGQRVTELMKQKQYSPMSVAEMAVSLYAADKGYLEDVELKKVGDFEAALISYMNSEQADLIKEINETGGYSDEIEKGLKEGIEKFKATQSW is encoded by the coding sequence ATGCAGCAACTAAATCCATCAGAAATCAGCGATATTATAAAACAGCGCATCGAGAAGCTCGATGTTAGCTCTGATGCCCGTAATGAGGGCACAATTGTCAGCGTATCCGATGGTATCGTACGGATTCACGGATTAGCTGACGTAATGTACGGCGAAATGATTGAGTTTCCAGGCAGCGTTTTTGGCATGGCCTTAAACCTGGAAAGAGACTCTGTTGGTGCCGTTGTTTTAGGTGACTATCAGGATTTGGCCGAAGGCCAAACCGCAAAATGTACTGGCCGTATCTTAGAAGTACCCGTTGGTAAGCAACTATTGGGACGTGTGGTAGATGCACTAGGTAACCCAATTGATGGCAAAGGCCCTCTGGATACTGATTTGACTTCTCCTGTTGAGAAGGTTGCGCCAGGTGTTATCAGCCGCCAGTCTGTTGATCAACCAGTGCAAACTGGTTTGAAAGCAATTGACTCGATGGTACCTATCGGTCGTGGTCAGCGTGAGCTGATTATCGGTGACCGCCAGATTGGTAAGTCTGCGGTTGCGATTGATACGATCATCAACCAAAAAGGGACTGGCATTAAGTGTATCTACGTTGCCATTGGCCAGAAGCAATCTTCTATTGCTAACGTTGTTCGGAAACTAGAAGAACACGGCGCTATGGAGCACACCATTATTGTTGCCGCCGGTGCAGCCGATCCTGCAGCAATGCAGTTCCTGGCTCCATTTTCAGGCTGCTCGATGGGTGAGTATTTCCGCGATAACGGTGAAGATGCACTGATTGTTTATGATGACTTGACCAAGCAAGCTTGGGCTTATCGTCAAATTTCATTGTTACTTCGTCGTCCGCCTGGGCGTGAGGCGTATCCTGGTGACGTTTTCTACTTGCACTCTCGCTTACTTGAGCGTGCCGCTAGGGTAAATGCTGAATATGTAGAAAAATTCACTGACGGAAAAGTGAAAGGTAAAACAGGCTCATTGACTGCTTTACCAATCATTGAAACACAGGCCGGTGACGTATCTGCATTCGTTCCTACAAACGTAATTTCGATTACCGATGGTCAGATCTTCCTGGAAACAAGCTTGTTTAACTCAGGTATCCGACCAGCAATTAACGCAGGTCTGTCCGTATCTCGGGTAGGTGGTGCAGCACAAACAAAAGTCATCAAGAAACTTGGTGGTGGTATCCGTTTGGCGCTAGCCCAATACCGTGAATTGGCAGCATTCTCTCAGTTTGCTTCTGACTTAGATGAAGCAACCCGTAAACAATTGGAACACGGTCAACGTGTTACTGAGTTAATGAAGCAAAAGCAGTACTCACCAATGAGTGTTGCAGAGATGGCGGTCAGCCTGTACGCAGCAGACAAAGGCTACCTCGAAGACGTTGAGCTGAAAAAAGTCGGTGACTTTGAAGCCGCATTGATCTCTTACATGAACAGCGAACAAGCTGACCTAATCAAAGAAATCAATGAAACTGGTGGCTACAGCGATGAAATCGAGAAAGGCTTGAAGGAAGGGATTGAGAAGTTTAAAGCAACTCAGTCTTGGTAA
- the atpD gene encoding F0F1 ATP synthase subunit beta: MSSGRIVQIIGAVIDVEFPRDSVPKVYDALNVEGKETTLEVQQQLGDGVVRSIAMGSTEGLSRGLNVSNTGAPIAVPVGKETLGRIMDVLGNPIDEAGPIGEQERASIHREAPKFADQAATNELLETGIKVIDLVCPFAKGGKVGLFGGAGVGKTVNMMELIRNIAIEHSGYSVFAGVGERTREGNDFYHEMKESNVLDKVSLVYGQMNEPPGNRLRVALTGLTMAEKFRDEGRDVLLFVDNIYRYTLAGTEVSALLGRMPSAVGYQPTLAEEMGVLQERITSTKTGSITSIQAVYVPADDLTDPSPATTFAHLDATVVLSRQIAELGIYPAIDPLDSTSRQLDPLVIGQEHYEVARGVQAVLQRYKELKDIIAILGMDELSEEDKLTVSRARKIQRFLSQPFFVAEVFTGSPGKYVPLKETIRGFKGILNGEYDDLPEQAFYMVGSIDEAAEKAKSMK; the protein is encoded by the coding sequence ATGAGTAGCGGACGTATCGTACAAATTATCGGCGCCGTTATCGACGTGGAATTCCCTCGCGACTCTGTACCTAAAGTGTATGATGCTCTTAATGTTGAGGGCAAAGAAACCACACTTGAGGTGCAACAACAGCTAGGTGATGGCGTTGTACGTTCAATTGCTATGGGATCAACTGAAGGGTTGAGCCGTGGCTTAAATGTAAGTAACACTGGTGCGCCTATTGCGGTGCCAGTAGGTAAAGAAACTTTAGGTCGGATCATGGACGTCTTGGGTAATCCCATTGACGAAGCGGGTCCAATTGGTGAGCAAGAGCGTGCCTCTATTCACCGTGAAGCACCTAAGTTTGCTGACCAGGCAGCCACAAATGAGTTGCTGGAAACCGGTATCAAAGTAATCGACTTAGTTTGTCCATTCGCTAAGGGTGGTAAAGTTGGTCTGTTCGGTGGTGCGGGAGTAGGTAAAACCGTAAACATGATGGAGCTTATTCGTAACATTGCGATTGAGCACAGTGGTTACTCTGTATTCGCTGGTGTAGGTGAGCGGACGCGGGAAGGTAACGACTTTTATCATGAGATGAAAGAGTCAAACGTACTCGACAAAGTATCTCTAGTATATGGCCAGATGAACGAGCCACCAGGAAACCGTTTACGAGTTGCTCTAACTGGCTTGACCATGGCGGAGAAATTCCGTGATGAAGGCCGTGACGTATTGCTGTTCGTTGACAACATTTACCGTTACACCCTAGCAGGTACTGAGGTATCAGCACTGTTAGGCCGTATGCCTTCTGCGGTAGGTTACCAACCTACGCTGGCGGAAGAGATGGGTGTACTACAAGAGCGGATCACGTCAACTAAAACCGGTTCTATTACGTCTATTCAAGCGGTATACGTACCTGCAGATGACTTGACTGACCCATCACCAGCGACCACGTTCGCTCACTTGGATGCGACAGTTGTATTGTCACGGCAAATTGCTGAGCTAGGTATCTACCCTGCTATTGACCCACTAGACTCTACTTCCCGTCAGCTTGACCCATTAGTAATTGGTCAGGAACATTATGAAGTAGCTCGTGGTGTTCAGGCGGTACTGCAACGCTATAAAGAACTGAAAGACATTATCGCTATCTTGGGTATGGATGAGCTTTCTGAAGAAGATAAGCTAACGGTTTCCCGTGCACGTAAGATCCAACGGTTCTTGTCTCAGCCATTCTTCGTGGCAGAAGTATTTACTGGTTCTCCAGGTAAATATGTACCATTGAAAGAAACAATTCGTGGCTTCAAAGGCATCCTGAATGGCGAGTATGACGACCTACCAGAACAAGCGTTCTATATGGTTGGCTCAATTGATGAAGCAGCAGAAAAAGCTAAGTCAATGAAATAA
- the glmU gene encoding bifunctional UDP-N-acetylglucosamine diphosphorylase/glucosamine-1-phosphate N-acetyltransferase GlmU — protein sequence MKVDTVILAAGQGTRMKSNLPKVLHEIAGKPMLAHVIETAQQALTESQTHVVIGHGSDQVKSTLSQYPASWVLQEQQLGTGHAVHQAIEHVAGSDLVLILYGDVPLLKKETIQQLINAAQQTGFALLTVTLADATGYGRIVRNNEEKITAIVEHKDATPEQLAINEINTGIMAVSSEKLHHWLPKLSNDNAQGEYYLTDIVAMAVADGMTITAVHPSCEQEVEGVNNKIQLAKLERWHQLQQAEDLMIAGATLRDPSRIDIRGEVSVGKDVIIDVNTVFEGQVTLGDNITIEPNCILKNCQVGSNTTIKANSIIEDSTIHSSCDIGPFARLRPGTELADKAKVGNFVETKKAKIGIGSKVNHLSYVGDAEVGAHVNIGAGTITCNYDGANKFTTTIEDNVFIGSNTSLVAPVTISKGATTGAGSTITKNVPANELAIGRTRQTNLGGWQRPTKKS from the coding sequence ATGAAGGTAGATACAGTTATTCTGGCTGCAGGCCAAGGTACACGCATGAAGTCAAACCTACCCAAGGTGCTTCATGAAATTGCAGGAAAGCCGATGCTAGCCCACGTAATTGAAACTGCACAACAGGCACTGACAGAAAGCCAAACTCATGTGGTCATTGGCCATGGCAGTGATCAAGTCAAATCAACTCTTAGTCAGTACCCGGCTAGTTGGGTATTACAAGAGCAGCAGCTTGGCACCGGCCATGCTGTTCATCAAGCAATAGAGCATGTCGCAGGCTCAGATTTGGTGCTGATTTTATACGGCGATGTGCCACTGCTTAAAAAAGAAACAATACAACAGCTGATTAATGCAGCTCAGCAAACTGGATTCGCTTTATTAACAGTCACACTTGCAGATGCTACTGGCTATGGTCGTATAGTTCGCAACAATGAAGAAAAAATTACAGCAATTGTTGAGCATAAAGATGCCACACCAGAGCAATTAGCTATTAACGAAATTAACACAGGCATCATGGCTGTCAGCTCCGAAAAACTACACCACTGGTTACCTAAATTATCTAATGACAATGCTCAGGGTGAATATTATTTGACAGATATTGTTGCCATGGCTGTAGCAGATGGCATGACCATAACTGCCGTACACCCTTCTTGTGAACAAGAAGTCGAAGGGGTAAACAATAAAATTCAGCTTGCCAAGTTAGAGCGTTGGCATCAATTACAGCAAGCAGAAGATCTGATGATAGCAGGGGCAACATTAAGAGACCCCAGTCGTATAGATATCCGCGGTGAAGTATCCGTTGGCAAAGATGTGATCATTGACGTTAATACAGTCTTTGAAGGCCAAGTGACACTTGGTGATAACATTACTATCGAGCCCAACTGTATTTTGAAAAACTGCCAGGTTGGCTCAAATACCACCATTAAAGCCAACTCTATTATTGAAGATTCTACTATCCACAGCAGCTGTGATATCGGCCCATTTGCTCGACTACGTCCTGGTACTGAGTTAGCCGATAAAGCCAAAGTGGGTAATTTTGTAGAAACTAAAAAAGCCAAAATTGGTATAGGCAGTAAAGTTAACCACCTGAGCTATGTGGGTGACGCTGAGGTCGGCGCACATGTGAATATTGGAGCTGGTACCATTACCTGCAATTATGATGGCGCCAACAAGTTTACAACCACAATTGAAGACAACGTATTCATTGGCTCGAATACCTCATTAGTAGCGCCTGTTACTATCAGCAAAGGTGCTACAACAGGAGCAGGATCAACTATCACCAAAAATGTTCCAGCCAATGAGTTAGCTATCGGCAGAACCCGCCAGACAAACTTAGGGGGATGGCAGCGGCCCACTAAAAAATCCTAG
- a CDS encoding F0F1 ATP synthase subunit B, which translates to MNLNATLIGQSLAFAIFVIFCMKYVWPPVTQALRDRQKKIADGLEAADRAKRDLDLAQEKASKQLREAKEQAAEIVEQANKRANQIVEEAKDQARTEGERLKVAAQAEIEQELNRAKEALRSQVASIAVAGAEKILAQQIDKKAQSKLVDQLAAEL; encoded by the coding sequence ATGAATCTCAATGCAACCCTTATAGGGCAATCACTAGCATTTGCGATCTTCGTGATCTTTTGCATGAAGTATGTGTGGCCACCAGTTACACAAGCTTTACGCGATCGCCAAAAGAAAATTGCAGATGGTTTAGAAGCTGCTGATCGCGCTAAGCGTGATCTAGACCTGGCTCAAGAAAAAGCCAGTAAGCAACTGCGTGAGGCCAAAGAGCAAGCTGCGGAGATCGTCGAGCAAGCCAACAAGCGGGCAAATCAAATTGTTGAAGAAGCTAAAGATCAAGCTCGGACTGAAGGTGAGCGACTCAAAGTCGCAGCCCAAGCTGAGATTGAACAAGAGCTTAATCGAGCAAAAGAAGCACTGCGTAGCCAAGTGGCAAGCATTGCCGTTGCTGGAGCCGAGAAAATCCTGGCGCAACAGATTGATAAGAAAGCCCAGAGCAAACTCGTTGATCAGCTAGCCGCTGAGCTGTAA
- the atpG gene encoding F0F1 ATP synthase subunit gamma — translation MAVGKEIRTQIASIKNTQKITSAMEMVAASKMRKAQDRMQHSRPYALRIREVVGHIANSTPEYRHAYMTDREVKRVGFIVVSTDRGLCGGLNINLFKQTINEMKAWDDKGVEVDLCLVGNKAGAFFRHFGGNIEALINGLGDTPTPSDLVGGVKVMLDAYDEGKIDRLFLVYNQFVNTMTQKPHTEQLLPLKPIEDKALKHHWDYIYEPDAKELLDGLLVRYIESQVYQAVVENNACEQAARMVAMKSATDNAGDLIGELQLVYNKARQAAITQEISEIVGGAAAV, via the coding sequence ATGGCAGTCGGAAAAGAGATTCGCACACAGATTGCGAGTATCAAAAACACGCAAAAAATTACCAGCGCCATGGAAATGGTGGCCGCTAGTAAGATGCGTAAAGCCCAGGACAGAATGCAACACAGCCGTCCTTATGCTTTGCGGATCCGTGAGGTTGTTGGCCATATTGCCAACTCGACACCAGAGTATCGCCATGCCTACATGACTGACCGTGAAGTTAAGCGAGTCGGATTTATTGTGGTTTCTACTGATCGTGGCCTTTGTGGTGGTTTGAATATCAACCTATTCAAACAAACGATCAATGAAATGAAAGCATGGGATGACAAAGGTGTAGAAGTCGATCTGTGTTTAGTAGGAAATAAAGCAGGAGCGTTTTTCCGCCATTTTGGTGGAAATATCGAAGCGTTAATTAACGGTCTGGGCGATACGCCAACTCCATCAGATTTAGTGGGTGGAGTCAAAGTCATGCTTGATGCGTATGATGAAGGCAAAATCGACCGGTTATTCCTGGTATACAATCAGTTCGTCAATACCATGACGCAAAAGCCTCATACCGAGCAACTCTTACCTTTAAAGCCAATCGAAGATAAGGCTTTAAAGCATCATTGGGATTACATTTACGAACCCGATGCAAAAGAGTTACTGGATGGGTTATTGGTTCGCTATATCGAATCACAAGTTTACCAAGCAGTAGTAGAAAACAATGCCTGTGAGCAAGCTGCTCGAATGGTTGCCATGAAGAGCGCAACTGATAACGCAGGTGATCTGATTGGTGAACTGCAACTGGTGTATAACAAAGCCCGCCAAGCGGCAATTACCCAGGAAATTTCAGAGATCGTGGGCGGCGCTGCCGCAGTTTAA
- a CDS encoding F0F1 ATP synthase subunit epsilon → MAITVHCDIVSAETAVFSGLVEMVIAPGQLGDLGIAPGHAPLLTNLKPGPIRVIKQGGEEEIYYLSGGYLEVQPSEIKVLADYAIRADDVDEAAVLKAKQEAEHLMANKSSDFDYTRAQTQLAEAAAQLRTLEQIRRKLGR, encoded by the coding sequence ATGGCAATTACAGTGCATTGCGATATAGTCAGCGCCGAAACCGCAGTTTTTTCCGGTTTAGTGGAAATGGTGATTGCTCCTGGGCAACTGGGTGATTTAGGTATCGCACCTGGCCATGCGCCGCTGCTGACAAATCTTAAACCTGGCCCTATTCGGGTAATTAAGCAAGGTGGCGAAGAAGAAATATACTACCTTTCTGGTGGTTATTTAGAAGTGCAGCCAAGCGAAATCAAAGTATTAGCTGATTATGCTATACGTGCTGATGATGTAGATGAAGCTGCTGTCTTAAAGGCCAAGCAAGAGGCTGAGCATTTAATGGCTAATAAGAGCAGTGACTTTGATTACACGCGAGCTCAAACACAGCTTGCTGAAGCAGCTGCTCAACTTCGCACATTGGAACAAATTCGTAGGAAATTGGGCCGGTAG
- the atpE gene encoding F0F1 ATP synthase subunit C yields the protein METVVGLTAIAVGLLIGLGALGTAIGFGLLGGKFLEGAARQPEMVPMLQVKMFIVAGLLDAVTMIGVGIALFFTFANPFVALVQG from the coding sequence ATGGAAACTGTAGTTGGTTTGACAGCAATTGCCGTAGGTCTGTTGATCGGTCTTGGTGCACTAGGTACTGCGATCGGTTTCGGCTTATTAGGTGGTAAATTCTTAGAAGGTGCTGCTCGTCAGCCAGAAATGGTACCAATGCTTCAGGTGAAAATGTTCATCGTTGCGGGTCTATTGGACGCGGTAACCATGATCGGTGTAGGTATTGCATTATTCTTCACCTTCGCTAACCCATTTGTCGCATTAGTACAAGGGTAA